Below is a window of Janthinobacterium lividum DNA.
AAGTGCTGGGCAGCGCCGGCATGCTGCAGGCGGGCAACCACAAGCCGACGGAAGTGACGGCCTATGGTGCTGTGAACGTCAGCGTGGACAAGCCGGAAGATTTTTTCCTGGAACGTTATCGCGTCGCCTACGCGCAGGAAATGGCGCACTTCTTTGACGCCCTCACCCATGGCACGCCGCTGCGCACCACCGTCCACGATGGCTTGAAGGCACTGGAACTGGCCGAAGCGGCCACCTTGTCATGGCGCGAACAACGCGTGGTCACTTTATAAACCAATAATAAAAACACCTGGAGACACCATGTCATCCCCAACATTAAAAGTCGGCATCGTCGGCCTGGGCCGGCTGGGCCAGCGCCATGCCATCAACCTGGCGCAGCGCGTGCCGAACGCCGAAGTCGTGGCCGCCTGCAGCCCCGTGCCAGCCGAACTTGACTGGGCTGCCAGCCAGCTGGGCATCACCACCGGCTATGCCGACTACGATGCCCTGCTGGCCCATCCGGGCCTGGACGCCGTCTTCCTCGTCACGCCCACCTCGCTGCATGCGGACCAGATCATCGCCGCCCTGCGCGCCGGCAAGCACGTGTTTTGCGAAAAACCGCTGTCGCTGGACCTGGCCGATTGCCTGAAGGTGGAAGCGGAAGCGGCGCGCCACCCGCAGCTGACCATCATGATCGGCTTCGTGCGGCGTTTCGATGCCAGCTACCATGACGCGCAGCAAAAGATCGCCCAAGGTTTCATCGGCAAACCGTATCTGGTGCGTTCGCAAACCTGCGATCAGAACGACCCCAGCGGCGCCTTCATGCGCTTCGCCCCCACCAGCGGCGGCATCTTCCTCGATTGCAGCGTGCACGATATCGACCTGGCGCGCTGGCTGCTGGGCAACCCCGTGCCCAAACGCGTGTATGCGACCGGCACCAATGCCATCCACACGGGCTTGCAGGCGTTTGGCGACGTCGACAACGGCCTGGCCACGGTCGAGTTTGCCGATGGCAGCATGGCCAGCTTCATGGCGTCGCGCACCATGGCGCATGGCCATGAAACCCTGACGGAAGTGTTCGGCACGGGCGGCCGCCTGGCCGTGGGCAGCAATCCGCGCCTGAACAGGGTGGAAATTTCGGATGCGCACGGCGTGCGCAATGAATGCACGCCGGACTTCTACGCTCGCTTCGCCGACGCCTTTCTGATCGAAGCGCAGGAGTTCACGGACGCGGCACTGGGCCGGCGCACCTTGTCATTGACCTTGCACGACGCGACGGAAGCGACGCGCATCGGCCTGGCCATGACGCAAGCGATGCGCGAGGCGCGGCCCGTGGAATTCTAGGCGTTTGCAAACAGCTCAGGCAGCCGGCGCAGGAAACGGCTGCCTGGGTTCCACGGCCAGCCGCAAGCCCATGGCATCGAGGATGGCCGTCAAGGTGCTCAAGGAAGGATTGCCATCGGGCGACAAGGTGCGGTACAGCTGGGTGGGTTTGAGCTTGGCCGCCTGCGCCACGGCAGGCACGCCGCCAAAGGCGCGCGTCAGCTGGCGCAGCACGCTCAAGAGTTCTCCATGGTCGCCATCGACGAGGATATTGTTGATCAATTCAAGAGCGAAAGCGGGATCGTCGCGGTACAGTTCGGCCATCGCCTCGTCATGCGAGCGGTCTCTTGCTGGTTTTTGCATGCCCTCTTTCATGTCCTCTTTCATGTCCTCTTTCATAGCCTCTCTCCTTCCAATCGCCATCTTGCTACCAAACCCGCACGCGCAAGCCGTGAAAGCCGGATTCACTGAGCTACATCAAGATGCATTTTTTCAAATTATTATAGGAAAATGATGTCGCCCATCCACGCCTCACTTCGGGCTCAATGCGCTATACAATAAGCGCCTGTCCAAGCTAAAACCAGGCCGCCATGACGAATAACGACAGCAACTCCCCTTCCCTCGCCGGCGTGGCCGAACGCTACGTCAAGCTGGTCCTGGCCATGGGCCAGCACGATGCCTCGTATGTCGACGCGTATTACGGCCCGCCCGCATGGCAGCAAGAAGCACTGGAACAACAACAGGGTTTGAGCGACATCAAGGATGGCGCAAACGAGGCGCTGGCCCTGCTGGCCGACGCCGCCTGCCTGCGCGCCCTGAACCTGCGCAAGCAGCTGCAAGCCGTACTGGCCAGGGTCGACATGCTGCAGGGATCACGCCTGGACTTTGATACGGAAAGCGCGCGCCTGTACGATGCCGTTTCGCCCCACCACAGCCGCGCATACTATGAAGAACTGGTGGCGCAAATCGACGCCCTGCTGCCGGGCGGGGGCACGGTGAGCGACAGGGTCAACGCCTTGCGCGCGCAACTCGTCATTCCCGCCGACAAGCTGCGCGCCGTCATGGATGCGGCCATCCGCGCGGGCCGCGAACGCACCTTGCAGTACATCGCCCTGCCCGAAGGCGAAGATTTTGTCCTGGAATTCGTCACCGACAAGCCATGGAGCGGCTACAACTGGTACAAGGGCGACTACCAGAGCGTGATCCAGATCAATACGGACTTGCCCGTGTATATAGACCGCGCCGTCGACCTCGGCTGCCATGAAGCCTATCCGGGCCACCACGTGTACAACGTGCTGCTCGAGCGCGACCTGGTGCGCGGCAAGGGCTGGATGGAATACTGCGTATATCCGCTGTACTCGCCGCAATCGCTGATCGCCGAAGGCACGGCCAATTACGGCATCGAACTGAGTTTCACGGATGAAGAACGGCTGGCTTTCGAACAGCAGGTGCTCTACCCGCTGGCCGGCCTGAACCCTGCGCTGGCGCCCCGCTATGCGCAACTCAACGCGCTGCTGGCCAAACTCGCCTATGCCGACAACGACATTGCGCGCCAGTATCTCGAAGGCGGCCTGAGCCGCGAAGAAGCG
It encodes the following:
- a CDS encoding Gfo/Idh/MocA family oxidoreductase is translated as MSSPTLKVGIVGLGRLGQRHAINLAQRVPNAEVVAACSPVPAELDWAASQLGITTGYADYDALLAHPGLDAVFLVTPTSLHADQIIAALRAGKHVFCEKPLSLDLADCLKVEAEAARHPQLTIMIGFVRRFDASYHDAQQKIAQGFIGKPYLVRSQTCDQNDPSGAFMRFAPTSGGIFLDCSVHDIDLARWLLGNPVPKRVYATGTNAIHTGLQAFGDVDNGLATVEFADGSMASFMASRTMAHGHETLTEVFGTGGRLAVGSNPRLNRVEISDAHGVRNECTPDFYARFADAFLIEAQEFTDAALGRRTLSLTLHDATEATRIGLAMTQAMREARPVEF
- a CDS encoding addiction module antidote protein → MKEDMKEDMKEGMQKPARDRSHDEAMAELYRDDPAFALELINNILVDGDHGELLSVLRQLTRAFGGVPAVAQAAKLKPTQLYRTLSPDGNPSLSTLTAILDAMGLRLAVEPRQPFPAPAA